The genomic segment GGTGTCGAGGTCGCGCTCGCCAAGCCGGCAGCCGAGGCGTTCAGCGCCACGTTCGGCGTTCCCGACCTGACCGGTGCCCACCTGGGCGTCGCGACGGTCGCCGCCCGCCTCTAGGCGCGGCGCGTACTCAAACGCAGTCCCGCGACGGGCACGGAGCCGCGTCTCGCGGTTTCGTGCCCGTTAGCGTGGCTGCCATGAGCGAACGCGAGAAGCCCAGCGTCGAGATCCCCGATGGCGATCCGAGCTACCAGCTCGAGATCGAAGACATCGAGGTCGGCGACGGCGAGGAGGCCGTCTCCGGGGCGACGGTCGAGGTCCACTACGTCGGCCATGCCTGGTCGGACAAGCAGCAGTTCGACGCCTCGTGGGACCGCGGCGAGCCGCTCAAGTTCGGCCTCGGTCGCGGTCAGGTGATCCAGGGCTGGGACGAGGGCGTCCAGGGGATGCGGGTCGGCGGTCGCCGCCGGATCACGATCCCGCCGATGCTCGGCTACGGCAAGCGCGGCGCGGGCGG from the Thermoleophilia bacterium SCSIO 60948 genome contains:
- a CDS encoding FKBP-type peptidyl-prolyl cis-trans isomerase, which codes for MSEREKPSVEIPDGDPSYQLEIEDIEVGDGEEAVSGATVEVHYVGHAWSDKQQFDASWDRGEPLKFGLGRGQVIQGWDEGVQGMRVGGRRRITIPPMLGYGKRGAGGVIKPDETLVFVVDLVSVG